The following are encoded together in the Sphingomicrobium clamense genome:
- a CDS encoding MipA/OmpV family protein, giving the protein MSAIRTALIAVPFLVAAPGLATAQDVDAMPDPEEISGDMTTIGVGAAYGPDYEGSDDYRFIPGAILRTQLGGVSIVTRGLYLYADVAPKGDGAVSLDAGPIAGLRLSRTGDVKDEIVDQLPERKTAIEVGAFGGASISGLTNPYDKLSFRVDALTDVNGAWDGWNFSPSVTFATPLSRKAYASASVGLDYVSDNFAMTYFGITPTENALVPELPVYDIDGGLKNWKLGLLAAHSIGDGDLLSGWQVFANASYKKLVGDFADSPIVADRGSSGQWFVAAGVGYTF; this is encoded by the coding sequence ATGTCCGCAATCCGTACGGCGCTAATCGCCGTCCCATTCCTTGTCGCCGCGCCTGGCCTGGCGACTGCGCAGGATGTCGACGCCATGCCCGACCCCGAAGAGATTTCGGGCGACATGACGACGATCGGCGTCGGCGCCGCCTATGGGCCGGACTATGAAGGGTCGGACGATTATCGCTTCATCCCGGGCGCCATCCTGCGCACGCAGCTGGGCGGGGTCAGCATCGTGACGCGCGGGCTCTACCTCTACGCCGATGTCGCCCCCAAGGGTGACGGCGCGGTCAGCCTCGACGCGGGGCCGATTGCTGGCCTGCGTCTCAGTCGCACCGGTGACGTGAAGGACGAGATCGTCGACCAGCTGCCCGAGCGCAAGACCGCAATCGAGGTCGGCGCGTTCGGTGGCGCGAGCATCTCGGGCCTCACCAACCCCTATGACAAGCTCAGCTTTCGCGTCGACGCGCTGACCGACGTCAACGGCGCCTGGGACGGCTGGAATTTCAGCCCGAGCGTGACCTTTGCCACGCCGCTTTCGCGCAAGGCCTATGCCAGCGCCTCGGTCGGGCTCGATTATGTCAGCGACAATTTTGCGATGACCTATTTCGGGATCACGCCGACGGAAAACGCGCTCGTGCCCGAATTGCCCGTTTACGACATTGATGGCGGGCTCAAGAATTGGAAGCTCGGCCTGCTCGCCGCCCACTCGATCGGCGATGGCGATCTGCTTAGCGGATGGCAGGTGTTCGCCAACGCCAGCTACAAGAAGCTGGTCGGCGATTTTGCCGACAGCCCGATCGTCGCCGACCGCGGGTCGTCGGGCCAATGGTTCGTTGCCGCCGGCGTCGGCTACACCTTCTAG
- the fdxA gene encoding ferredoxin FdxA: protein MTYVVTDACIRCKYMDCVEVCPVDCFYEGENMLVINPNECIDCGVCEPECPAEAILPDTEADTDKWVELNSKMSESWPNITVKKDSPADADEFKGKENKFEEYFSPEPGEGD from the coding sequence ATGACCTACGTCGTCACCGACGCCTGCATTCGCTGCAAATATATGGACTGCGTCGAGGTCTGCCCGGTCGACTGTTTCTACGAGGGCGAGAACATGCTCGTCATCAACCCCAACGAATGTATCGATTGCGGCGTGTGCGAACCCGAATGCCCGGCCGAGGCGATCCTGCCCGACACCGAGGCGGACACCGACAAGTGGGTCGAGTTGAACAGCAAGATGAGCGAGAGCTGGCCCAACATCACGGTCAAGAAGGACAGCCCCGCCGACGCCGACGAGTTCAAGGGCAAGGAAAACAAGTTCGAGGAGTATTTCTCTCCCGAACCTGGCGAAGGCGACTGA
- a CDS encoding RNA-binding S4 domain-containing protein: MQRLLDDTPVRLDGRRITKPATPVRVGQVVTLPFHGAVKVFQIRSLPHRRGPVAEAKTHIRELVENANHSHQEEGR, translated from the coding sequence GTGCAGCGACTGCTCGACGATACACCCGTGCGCCTCGACGGCCGCCGCATCACCAAGCCCGCGACGCCGGTCCGTGTCGGCCAGGTCGTCACGCTGCCCTTCCACGGGGCGGTGAAGGTCTTCCAAATCCGCTCGCTGCCTCACCGCCGGGGTCCGGTGGCGGAAGCGAAGACGCATATCCGCGAGCTTGTTGAAAATGCGAACCACTCGCATCAGGAAGAAGGGCGTTGA